AACCTGAAAGAACAGAATATAATGTCAGGGCAGCATTACATTTTTCAGTGATGCATCACTACGTGATATGCACGAATGAGTGAAAAATCATACAAAAAAAGCATATATGGAATGGAAGCTTTCAAACACTCCGTGCAGACAAGTTTCAGGATAATACAGGTAGTTTTTTCTTTACTCTCACTGttttctaacattttttttctgaacaaaaATGTGGTTCACAAAACGGTTACATAATATGCATAGAACCTTCACTAGATAAAGGAAAGCGATAAATTGCACAGAACTAGAAAATTGAACATCCCTTTCATTGGATGGTAGACTAAAGGTATAATTACAATTTACAACAGCGTTAATTTGCTAAGACAAATCCTTACCCTGAATAGGTGTTCTGTCAGGTAGAATACTAACAACATCTAACATGCATTAAGTTTTACTGTGGATAGAAACACAAACAATCACCTGCCAGTGCATattataatttacaaataaaatgaaCATAAGCAACGTTCTCAACCTATGAGCAGAGCAGAGAGAACTATGAACATCTGATAATCATTTTCTACTTGTAGTTAATACAGCAGACTGAAATTTATCCGTTAGTAAGTAAAGGACTGAAATTATGAATTTGCAAGTGTGTAAACCCCACCTTCAGCAGCTACTGAACAAGACCTTTCAAGGCAAACTGCACAAAGATCACTATCATCCACAGAGGCTACGGTGTGCAGCAACCCAAATTCTCTGCAAATGCACAGAGAAAATCTATAAAGGTTCCAATAAGGCAATAAGTATATATTTATCATTATCAATCTTTTAACAGGAAGATAATATTATTAGTACCGTTATATAGtaagagaaacaaaaaacatTTCTTATCCAAGGTGGAATTGTCAAGTTAAATTGAAATATGCTTGGTTTCAGGTAATTGGAAGCCAAACATAATTCATAAGGTAACAAAAGGTTAACTGTGCCATGACCCATGAGCCAATGAAGATTAAAATCATTGAAGCCAAAACTGTAGTTACCTTCCTAACTTAACAGTTTCTGAAACTATTGCAATTCTACAGAGCACATAATCTGGCCTGAAAGATTTTGATAAGTACCGGATCTGCTAGTGTATAATGAGGCTGCTTTCATCACAACCTTATGTGCTTTCTAAAAAAGTATAAACATAGGTTTACATATCAAAAGCCAGCACTCATTGTTTTCCACAAAAGCAAGAATTATATTTATACTTTACTTCCATCAGAAGAAAACCGATTAGTGAGCAGTGAGTTGTTAAGCACTAACCTAGCTATATTAAGTATGCTCATGAGTGGCAAGGCAAGATAATTAGATGGTTGATATGCAGGGATACTCGAGTTTGAGTTTGGAGAAAGTAATGGCTCCAAGAAACGGCGTCCAAACATCCTAGCAACATCAATGGGAAGCCACCTAAACAACAGGGTACATGTTAATATGAAACAAAGATGGTCATGTGGATCTAATAATAACTGCAACAGTAATAGTATCAATATTTTGGACCTGTAACATAGGTAGTACATAACTCTTACCCATTACAGTTCAGTGTCAACTTGCTAGCGCCTTTTGACAGAAGTAGCTGCAATAATGGCATCACCAATTTTCAGATTAAATAAATTCATTACGCGACAACCGACCGTTACAACTGAAAAAGGTACTTGCGCAAAAAAAGCGATTTGCTTTTTGGCGGCAACTGACCTGGCAACACTCAGCATTTCCTCCACCAGCTGCATAATGCAAAGGAGTACTGCCAGCTCCTGTTCCATAAACACGTAAATATAAttccgtttgagataacaaaaatatcattatttAATGCATGCAAGCTGAAGCCAAGAATTATGACTTGCCTATCAAATTTGCTGTAGTGCCATACGGGAATGTGACAGCTGACACATTAGCACCCAAGTCAATCAACAATTGCATGCAATCAAAATGACCATTCAAAGCTGCCATATGAAGTGCTGTAACACCGCCATCAGCAGGTTTGTTGATATATCTCAAACGAGcactaaaagaaaaataagaaatgtGGCAAGACATTAACTGTTAGCTGCTTCAGACAGGATAAAACCAATACTCGTTTGAAAATACATACGATTCATTAAATTTCAGTCCCAAAGAAGAACAAGGACTGCTCCCACTATTCGTCTGACATTCACCACCATCCACCGTCGAAGAAGCACCATCCTCTAAGGGAGCACTTGGGACAAAGTCCGCGAGTAAAAGACGAACGCACCGAACAAGTCCATCATGTGCTGCGAAATGCAATGCTGTTCGGCCACTCAAGTAATCCGCCCTGGTAACCTTCACAAGCCACCCAAACACACAGAGAGGTCAGCACCTTCCATGTGTCAGAAAATATGGAACTAACAAGAAATGCCACGCTACAATACCATACATTGCATCTGAAGAGCAGAAGCATCTGAACCACCTCCCAGTGGCCATGCCGGCATGCGTGCATCAACGCAGTCTTCATCCACCATTCCAAATAAACgaagaaaaatatcaacaaaaTGTTCCAACTCGGATAAAGATAAAATGGATGAATAGAAATGGAACACCTATACCAGTGTGTAAGCATAAAGCAGGAGCCTCAGAAGGCACTAAAAGACTCAAACCTTGCTCAGGTCCACAGATTACAAATAAATTTATGTATCCATAGCTAACTATAGAGCTAAGAAATCAACCAAAAGACTGAATCTTCACACTCCTTTTACTTGAGATACGACATAAGAACTTCTAATTCCATTACTTCTAGACGATAGATCTCACATTAATTCGATTCCTACGCACGAAATAGCACTAAAACACAAGGATCAACCCCCATAATATCCCCCAAAGATCTACCTGCCCGCAGTAGTTCCGTACGTTCACATCCGCGCCCTTCTCCAGCAACAGCGTCACAATCTGCAtgcaaaaccaaaccaaacacacacacacacacacacacacacacacacacacacatcaatTCGCGATCAAATCGAACAAAAAAACCACCAGCGAAAGAAATCAAAGGACGGCGTGAAGGGGGTTGTCACGGACGTCGAGGTGGCCCTTAGCGGCGGCGAAGTGGAGCGGGGAGTTGAGGCCGCCGAAGGTGGAGTACCGCGCCAGCGCCGGGCTGAGCTCCAGCAGCATCCGCGCCTCCACCGCGTCCccgtcccgcgccgccgacACCAGCCTCTCCCCGGAGGCGGAGCACCCCAGAGAgttccccatcgccgccgcctaaGCCtacgccgctcgccggcgacggcgagagc
The sequence above is drawn from the Oryza glaberrima chromosome 10, OglaRS2, whole genome shotgun sequence genome and encodes:
- the LOC127752467 gene encoding probable E3 ubiquitin-protein ligase XBOS33 — translated: MGNSLGCSASGERLVSAARDGDAVEARMLLELSPALARYSTFGGLNSPLHFAAAKGHLDIVTLLLEKGADVNVRNYCGQTALMHACRHGHWEVVQMLLLFRCNVTRADYLSGRTALHFAAHDGLVRCVRLLLADFVPSAPLEDGASSTVDGGECQTNSGSSPCSSLGLKFNESARLRYINKPADGGVTALHMAALNGHFDCMQLLIDLGANVSAVTFPYGTTANLIGAGSTPLHYAAGGGNAECCQLLLSKGASKLTLNCNGWLPIDVARMFGRRFLEPLLSPNSNSSIPAYQPSNYLALPLMSILNIAREFGLLHTVASVDDSDLCAVCLERSCSVAAEGCCHEFCIKCALYLCSTSNTRVEFTGPPGSIPCPLCRNGIMSFTKLPSTPTEGLKSSSALTFCNPCMLNTRSVDSPATISKAEIRRNRVAAVSSELVCPLTCSPFPSSALPTCRCSDDDPCDAIETQDGSEVQSPQPSHCASMEMDKREQQDLDRTSCSGMFWSRRSCHREEQCNAEINA